From Streptomyces sp. NBC_00775, one genomic window encodes:
- a CDS encoding alpha/beta fold hydrolase, giving the protein MFTDHAVAQYPDLSLTLSEAGTGRPALILHGGGGPATVAGLAGHLAETMHTITPIHPGWDGTPRPAWLTGIDDLALAYLHYLQDLGLRDVLVVGSSLGGWTAAEMAVRDTAGIITGLVLIDAVGVHVEAEPITDFFALDAHGVAEYAWHDSARFYRDPAGIPAEQLAVQQGNMATMRVLAGDPSMHDPKLLRRLRRIDLPTLLLWGESDRIVTPAYGAAYANAFGNGRLQVIPEAGHLPQIEQPEATFACIDSYIRHLSANSINSH; this is encoded by the coding sequence GGCCGGCACCGGCAGGCCCGCCCTGATCCTGCACGGCGGCGGGGGGCCGGCCACCGTCGCCGGGCTCGCGGGCCATCTCGCCGAGACCATGCACACCATCACACCCATACACCCCGGCTGGGACGGCACCCCCCGCCCTGCATGGCTGACCGGCATCGACGATCTCGCGCTCGCCTACCTGCACTACCTCCAAGACCTCGGGCTACGCGATGTGCTCGTCGTCGGCTCCTCGCTCGGCGGCTGGACCGCCGCCGAGATGGCCGTGCGCGACACCGCGGGAATCATCACGGGACTCGTCCTGATCGACGCTGTCGGAGTGCACGTCGAGGCCGAACCGATCACCGACTTCTTCGCCCTCGACGCCCACGGCGTAGCCGAGTACGCCTGGCACGACTCGGCCCGCTTCTACCGTGACCCCGCCGGCATACCCGCCGAACAACTCGCCGTTCAGCAGGGCAACATGGCCACCATGCGCGTCCTCGCGGGCGACCCCTCCATGCATGACCCCAAACTGCTCCGCCGGCTGCGGCGTATCGACCTCCCCACTCTCCTGCTCTGGGGAGAGAGCGACCGCATCGTCACCCCCGCCTACGGCGCGGCATACGCCAACGCCTTCGGCAACGGTCGACTCCAGGTCATCCCTGAAGCAGGCCACCTGCCCCAGATAGAACAACCGGAAGCCACCTTCGCCTGCATCGACAGCTACATTCGCCACCTGAGCGCCAACTCCATCAACTCGCATTGA
- a CDS encoding 2-phosphosulfolactate phosphatase, with protein sequence MDASFLGIAELVEAPSVAVVVDVMRAFTVAAWAFAQGAEKIVLAESLDQALALKARHPDWVALKDGPPAPGFDMVNSPGLLRSVDLGGRTVVQKTTAGTVGALAVKEAPLVLCASFVVAEATAQLLRTRESVSVTFVVTGDDGQADEDLACAQYIARRATEAGTDAAEFLRRAAESRAAAELAEGVRQGVHPDDVALCLEVDRFPFAMVATLEGSLMVLRPHATPSPADEDPA encoded by the coding sequence ATGGACGCTAGTTTCCTTGGCATCGCTGAGCTGGTCGAAGCCCCGTCCGTGGCGGTCGTAGTCGACGTCATGCGTGCTTTCACGGTGGCTGCCTGGGCCTTTGCCCAGGGGGCGGAAAAGATCGTTCTTGCTGAGTCGCTGGACCAAGCCCTGGCGCTCAAGGCCCGCCACCCGGATTGGGTGGCGCTCAAAGACGGTCCTCCCGCGCCCGGGTTCGACATGGTCAACTCACCAGGCCTGCTGCGGTCTGTTGACCTTGGCGGACGGACTGTTGTCCAGAAGACCACGGCAGGCACGGTCGGCGCCCTCGCCGTCAAGGAGGCGCCGCTGGTGCTCTGCGCCAGCTTCGTGGTGGCGGAGGCAACGGCTCAGCTCTTGCGGACGCGCGAGAGTGTCAGTGTCACGTTCGTGGTCACTGGCGACGATGGGCAGGCCGATGAAGATCTGGCGTGCGCTCAATACATCGCTCGGAGGGCCACCGAGGCTGGAACGGATGCTGCTGAGTTCCTCCGCCGCGCTGCCGAGTCGCGCGCCGCCGCCGAACTGGCGGAGGGGGTGCGCCAAGGAGTCCATCCTGATGACGTTGCGCTCTGTCTTGAGGTCGACCGGTTCCCCTTTGCCATGGTGGCGACCTTGGAAGGCTCGCTCATGGTCCTGCGTCCACACGCGACGCCTTCGCCGGCTGACGAGGACCCGGCCTGA
- a CDS encoding class I SAM-dependent methyltransferase, whose amino-acid sequence MVEHDAFSATREAYDVAAPTYAQLFRDELRNRPLDRAILGAFAEVVSADGDGRVADLGCGPGHITAYLGELGLAVFGVDASPAMVELARQAYPGLRFDVGSMAALKIADGVLGGALSRWSIIHTPPQELPAILAEFHRVLAPGGHILVGFSASDDPSHPTQVFDHAVVPAYRWWPDHLAAMLRESGLAEVARMVREPQPTDRRQFQEIQLLARKA is encoded by the coding sequence ATGGTCGAACACGATGCCTTCAGTGCCACCCGCGAGGCCTATGACGTTGCTGCCCCCACCTATGCGCAGCTGTTCCGCGACGAGCTGCGTAACAGGCCTTTGGACCGCGCGATCCTGGGTGCCTTCGCCGAGGTCGTAAGTGCGGATGGGGACGGTCGTGTCGCCGACTTGGGGTGTGGTCCTGGCCATATCACCGCTTATCTGGGTGAGTTGGGGTTGGCGGTGTTTGGTGTTGATGCTTCTCCTGCGATGGTCGAGTTGGCTCGACAGGCTTATCCGGGCCTGCGGTTCGACGTGGGCTCGATGGCCGCGTTGAAGATCGCTGACGGCGTGCTGGGTGGCGCACTCTCACGTTGGTCCATCATCCACACTCCGCCGCAAGAACTCCCCGCCATCTTGGCGGAGTTCCACCGCGTTCTGGCACCTGGCGGCCACATTCTGGTCGGCTTTTCGGCAAGCGATGATCCGTCTCACCCGACGCAGGTCTTCGATCACGCTGTCGTGCCGGCCTATCGATGGTGGCCTGATCACCTCGCCGCGATGCTGCGCGAGTCCGGGTTGGCCGAAGTGGCCCGGATGGTTCGCGAGCCTCAGCCCACCGACCGACGGCAGTTCCAGGAGATTCAACTGCTCGCCCGCAAAGCCTGA